Proteins co-encoded in one Fibrobacter sp. UWT2 genomic window:
- a CDS encoding type II toxin-antitoxin system Phd/YefM family antitoxin: MSKVVSAMEVRQNFGSMLNQVSLKDEEIVIERAGKPLARLVSVNAPTAGLLDFRDISKLPNHIWED; the protein is encoded by the coding sequence ATGTCTAAAGTTGTTTCAGCCATGGAAGTCCGCCAGAATTTTGGCTCGATGTTGAACCAGGTCTCCCTCAAGGACGAAGAAATCGTCATCGAGAGAGCGGGCAAGCCCTTAGCACGCCTCGTGAGCGTGAACGCTCCGACGGCAGGGCTTTTAGACTTTCGTGATATCAGCAAGCTTCCCAATCATATTTGGGAAGACTAA